The Sulfurimonas sp. genome includes the window CATCGATACCTTCGAGAACTCTGTCTTTTAAAAGAGTAAAGTATTGAACAGATTCATCAGCACCTGTTTTATCTGTAATAAAACCATGTCCTGGAACTAGGTGATTCCAATCTTTAGATGCAATAGCTTTAAGTGCATTTAACTGACCAACAACAATACCATCACGATTTGAAGTTACCCTACCATTCATTACAACATCACCAACAAGAACAACTTTATCTTCTGGAAGATATAGAAACCAATCCTCTTCAGAGTGAGCATAACCAACTTTTACATACTCAAATTTAATTCCATGAAGCGTAAACTCTGTTGTATCATCAAAATATCTTTCAACAGGAACTAGCTTAGTACCTCTAATTGCATTTTGGTAAAGAGCTCTAATCATTCTAGTTTGAGGTGGAATCTCTCTAGTATTTTCATTTGGCTTACCAGTATGCTCATCAAAACCTAAGTAGTTTACATTAACAGACTTTGGACCGATTACTGTTGCACCTTGTGTCTCTGTATAGTAATTATTACCTAACCAGTGATCATCATGCTCATGACTTATTATAAGCGATTTAACAGGCAGGTCAGCAATTTTTTTCATAGCTGCATGAGCTTGTTTAGCAAATATATAAGATGGGCCACTATCCCATGCAATCCAACTATCTTTACCTTTGATATAGCAACTATTTGACATATCCCCAGCATTCTCTTTAGTTGGCATCTCCATAGCACCGAAGAAACACCATACCCTGTCACTAACTTGCACTGGTTTTAAATTATAATCCCATTCCACGTTAGTACCAGTGCGTGGTTTAACCCACTCATAAAGTATAAAGTTGTCATCTGCATCTAATTTATGAGGCTCCTTAACGGTTGTACTTTTATTTCCAATAAATGGAATTGCTATAACAAATGCCACTATTGCTAGTAATACAAGTATTTTTTTCATAAGTACCCCTATTTAATTTTCTTCTTACCTGTCTGTTCTTTTGAATTGTTGTCAACTGTAGTAAAAATGATTTTATCACCTTTTTTACCCTTAAATTTAAACTTAACAAGTGGATTTTCAGACATGAAACCACTAGTAGATACTTCATATACTACAACATCATTAACTTTAGCAGTAATATATTTAATATATGACGCTTTAATACCTTTCTTAACCGCTTCTTCTTTGTCAGCCATTAAGCTTGTAAACATTGCCTTTACTTTAACAACACCTTTTTTTTCTTTTGCTTTAATTTTCATTTTT containing:
- the soxZ gene encoding thiosulfate oxidation carrier complex protein SoxZ, which produces MAKKMKIKAKEKKGVVKVKAMFTSLMADKEEAVKKGIKASYIKYITAKVNDVVVYEVSTSGFMSENPLVKFKFKGKKGDKIIFTTVDNNSKEQTGKKKIK
- a CDS encoding MBL fold metallo-hydrolase; translated protein: MKKILVLLAIVAFVIAIPFIGNKSTTVKEPHKLDADDNFILYEWVKPRTGTNVEWDYNLKPVQVSDRVWCFFGAMEMPTKENAGDMSNSCYIKGKDSWIAWDSGPSYIFAKQAHAAMKKIADLPVKSLIISHEHDDHWLGNNYYTETQGATVIGPKSVNVNYLGFDEHTGKPNENTREIPPQTRMIRALYQNAIRGTKLVPVERYFDDTTEFTLHGIKFEYVKVGYAHSEEDWFLYLPEDKVVLVGDVVMNGRVTSNRDGIVVGQLNALKAIASKDWNHLVPGHGFITDKTGADESVQYFTLLKDRVLEGIDDEIDPDYITKHVTLEEFRNKDLYYLLSPGNVFRSYEELEMYEEDEEEEEEE